The genomic segment GTCTTAGAAACTTTAATTCAACTGAATTAGATATTCTTATGGCTATATTTGCTAGAATGAAAAACAAAGAACTTGAGATACTAGAATTTGATTTTGATTATTTGAAAAAACTAACTAAATGGAAAGATAACACTGCTAGTAGCTTTCATAAGGCATTAGAAAATGTTTATGATA from the Streptobacillus felis genome contains:
- a CDS encoding RepB family plasmid replication initiator protein, whose protein sequence is MANEVVQYNNDFNQIGLRNFNSTELDILMAIFARMKNKELEILEFDFDYLKKLTKWKDNTASSFHKALENVYD